A genomic region of bacterium contains the following coding sequences:
- a CDS encoding T9SS type A sorting domain-containing protein, with protein NAGPFTDSFAIITGPPLPAGGPLVLESVIVDDSQPSAAASVRGTKAARNTAEIHPWHARITQSQKTVADSEGLREGARQIRFNLQINNSIAAQDSGSGLRPSGNGDGILNGGEIVDLYPIIRNDGNEAFAIGTSLQSNSPHAVILDGYSWINQISAGETVTLQDPWTIGLKLDTRENLVLEFTVSIWQLVGETFSGAFAQTAGPPLPQPPPALPGVLYGSGGQLENGRLFSIDPITGAGTAIGRTGFYYVHGLAANASGEIFASGNGWVLSRIHPATGAALFAGRFFDEANGQYLYSVGALAFDANDILYAIDASTGSPNLYRVDPMSGAATLIGSTGVPSLMGLSFHPINNVLYAAQGRDAEGIYTIDLNTASATLVGTTGLQSSMPDIAFGATGTLFGVTGRQGPNARRLITIDPLTAQGSVVGPLGLQSVAGLTFAKPPKHACVTYDFPLAGGGWYLVSLPIVPSDASREALFPQSVAAFKWDFASSSYLATEELQPEQAYWLLMLEAATVEVCGEAIYRYSRNYTAAGWDLLGAVMNPSAVTAQPADGIIALYGWDPAAQNYLPVDPHIVEPRQGYWAFVYNVPCSVTVGGALASGEAKGKGQGANVRAGAELEAFYAKYGTMPPPPPYELAGNTFAPIPEQYGLSQDYPNPFNPETTIEYQVPQAGRVSLKVYNLLGHEIRTLVDQDMPAGYHRVKWDGRSESGQKLESGVYLYRLRAGEFAETRKTLLLK; from the coding sequence AACGCCGGGCCTTTCACCGACAGTTTCGCGATCATCACGGGTCCGCCGCTGCCGGCGGGCGGGCCGTTGGTGCTGGAGAGCGTGATTGTTGATGATTCCCAGCCAAGCGCGGCGGCAAGCGTCCGCGGCACCAAAGCCGCCCGAAACACTGCCGAAATCCACCCGTGGCATGCCAGAATTACCCAAAGTCAGAAAACCGTTGCCGACAGCGAGGGGCTGCGCGAAGGCGCGAGGCAGATTCGTTTCAACCTCCAGATCAACAACTCGATCGCCGCGCAAGACTCGGGCAGCGGCTTGCGACCGTCCGGCAATGGCGACGGCATCCTCAACGGCGGCGAAATTGTCGATCTTTATCCGATCATCCGCAATGACGGGAACGAGGCCTTTGCCATCGGCACCTCACTGCAAAGCAACAGCCCGCACGCTGTCATCCTGGACGGCTACTCGTGGATCAATCAGATTTCGGCGGGCGAGACCGTGACTTTGCAGGATCCCTGGACGATCGGTCTGAAGCTGGACACGCGTGAGAATCTTGTGCTGGAATTCACCGTGTCGATTTGGCAACTGGTGGGAGAAACTTTCAGCGGGGCGTTCGCGCAAACCGCCGGCCCGCCGCTGCCACAGCCGCCACCCGCATTGCCGGGCGTTCTTTACGGGTCCGGCGGCCAACTGGAGAACGGGCGTTTATTTTCGATTGACCCCATAACCGGCGCGGGCACGGCCATCGGGCGGACCGGTTTCTACTATGTGCACGGCCTCGCGGCAAATGCCAGCGGCGAGATCTTTGCCTCGGGCAATGGCTGGGTCCTGTCGCGCATCCATCCGGCTACCGGCGCGGCGCTCTTCGCCGGGCGGTTCTTCGATGAAGCCAACGGACAATATTTGTACAGCGTCGGTGCGCTGGCTTTCGATGCCAATGATATTCTCTATGCGATTGACGCCAGCACCGGTTCACCCAACCTTTACCGTGTCGATCCCATGTCGGGAGCTGCCACGCTCATTGGATCCACCGGCGTGCCCAGCCTGATGGGCTTATCCTTCCACCCGATCAACAACGTTCTGTATGCCGCGCAGGGAAGAGACGCGGAGGGGATCTACACCATAGATCTCAACACTGCGAGCGCCACCCTGGTTGGGACTACGGGGTTGCAGAGTTCCATGCCGGATATCGCGTTTGGCGCCACCGGAACGCTTTTCGGCGTGACCGGCAGGCAGGGGCCCAACGCACGCCGATTGATCACCATTGACCCGCTGACGGCGCAGGGAAGCGTGGTTGGGCCGTTGGGCCTGCAGTCGGTTGCGGGGTTGACCTTTGCGAAGCCTCCCAAGCACGCGTGTGTAACCTATGACTTCCCCTTGGCCGGCGGTGGTTGGTATCTGGTTTCCCTGCCCATCGTGCCGTCCGATGCTTCACGGGAAGCGTTGTTTCCCCAATCTGTCGCAGCTTTCAAATGGGATTTCGCCAGCTCCTCATACCTCGCTACTGAGGAATTGCAGCCGGAACAGGCCTATTGGCTGCTCATGCTCGAAGCGGCAACGGTGGAAGTCTGCGGGGAGGCGATCTACCGGTATTCGCGGAACTACACGGCAGCGGGTTGGGATCTCCTGGGCGCGGTCATGAATCCCAGCGCGGTGACTGCGCAGCCTGCGGACGGCATCATCGCACTCTACGGCTGGGATCCGGCAGCCCAGAACTACCTTCCGGTCGATCCTCACATCGTCGAGCCCCGCCAGGGTTATTGGGCGTTTGTGTACAACGTCCCGTGCAGTGTGACCGTTGGCGGTGCCTTGGCAAGTGGCGAGGCAAAGGGCAAGGGGCAAGGGGCAAACGTGCGTGCTGGGGCGGAACTGGAAGCCTTCTATGCGAAATACGGCACGATGCCTCCTCCGCCGCCTTATGAACTGGCGGGCAACACATTCGCGCCGATTCCGGAGCAGTACGGCTTGTCGCAAGACTATCCCAATCCGTTCAACCCCGAGACCACGATTGAATATCAAGTGCCGCAAGCTGGGCGCGTGAGCTTGAAAGTTTACAATCTGCTCGGCCACGAGATTCGAACGCTGGTGGATCAGGACATGCCGGCAGGCTATCATCGCGTGAAGTGGGATGGCCGAAGCGAGTCCGGCCAAAAGCTGGAATCCGGCGTTTATCTGTATCGCCTCCGGGCCGGGGAGTTCGCGGAAACGCGCAAGACCCTGTTATTGAAATAG